The proteins below are encoded in one region of Pacificitalea manganoxidans:
- a CDS encoding Rid family hydrolase: protein MSADLTAATSPADLVTRFGGSARAALATVAGGAGFFAVTPQAPYDDNLTTAEQAQQLFAKAEARLREIGSDKGAMMFATILLRDISDVAEFNAVWDAWVADVAPPARACFEARLASPAMKVELIIVAACAPADTAG from the coding sequence ATGAGCGCTGACCTGACGGCCGCCACTTCGCCCGCCGATCTGGTCACGCGGTTCGGCGGCTCGGCGCGCGCGGCGCTGGCCACCGTGGCCGGGGGGGCGGGGTTCTTTGCGGTCACACCGCAGGCTCCCTATGACGACAACCTCACCACGGCGGAGCAAGCGCAGCAGCTTTTCGCCAAGGCCGAAGCGCGCCTGCGGGAGATCGGCTCCGACAAGGGCGCGATGATGTTCGCCACGATCCTTCTGCGCGATATCTCGGACGTGGCGGAGTTCAACGCGGTCTGGGATGCGTGGGTGGCCGATGTCGCCCCGCCCGCCCGCGCCTGTTTCGAAGCGCGTCTGGCCAGTCCGGCAATGAAGGTCGAATTGATCATCGTCGCCGCCTGCGCGCCCGCCGATACGGCAGGCTGA
- a CDS encoding D-lyxose/D-mannose family sugar isomerase, which translates to MKRSHVNSILRDADAFIRSFGYVLPPFAYFTPEQMARAGGQYRERGLGWDITDYGQARFDELGLFLFTTRNGRLGDLRAGRGMLYAEKIMISRRDQLSPMHRHFLKAEDIINRGGGKLVIELFAGAEDGTIDRAADVTVPVDGQLRTVQAGGRLALEPGESVTLMPGVWHAFWGEGDDVLIGEVSTVNDDAADNDFEMNIGRFASIEEDEAPQHLLVSDYATWMD; encoded by the coding sequence ATGAAACGCTCCCATGTAAACAGCATCCTGCGTGATGCCGACGCCTTCATCCGGTCGTTCGGCTATGTCCTGCCGCCGTTTGCCTATTTCACCCCCGAACAGATGGCCCGTGCCGGGGGGCAATATCGCGAACGCGGCCTTGGCTGGGACATCACCGACTACGGTCAGGCGCGGTTCGACGAACTGGGGCTATTTTTGTTCACCACCCGCAATGGGCGCCTGGGGGATCTGCGCGCGGGACGCGGGATGCTCTACGCGGAGAAGATCATGATCTCCCGCCGCGACCAGCTTTCGCCGATGCACCGCCACTTCCTGAAGGCAGAGGACATCATCAACCGTGGTGGCGGCAAGCTGGTGATCGAACTGTTCGCCGGGGCCGAGGACGGCACCATAGACCGGGCTGCCGATGTGACGGTGCCGGTCGACGGTCAGTTGCGCACGGTGCAGGCGGGCGGGCGACTGGCGCTTGAGCCGGGGGAAAGCGTGACCCTGATGCCCGGCGTTTGGCATGCGTTCTGGGGCGAAGGCGACGATGTGCTGATCGGCGAAGTATCCACCGTCAACGACGACGCCGCCGACAATGACTTCGAGATGAATATCGGGCGCTTCGCCTCGATCGAGGAGGACGAAGCCCCGCAGCATTTGCTGGTATCGGACTACGCCACCTGGATGGACTGA
- a CDS encoding DUF4432 family protein, with protein sequence MIQSHAPMPDMPRAARHRLPDMVGDLRQLASVQRIALRDGPDAGQPLIAFSTGGGLTFDVKENASLDIRSLHYRGIPVGWRHPAGDQHNRERALTGFLVTCGLENVRAPRDGMAQHGTLALSPVRLTGLGEDWDAAVPHLHVTGEITHPMPCGAVLRLRRRLSAPIGGASLMIEDEVTNVSALPAEMMILYHLNFGFPLAAPGCEVRLGADRLMGIDAAGDKPPPSTPDVPHCRETHGAAITLHRPPLGSWPGIGARLTTRGDTLPYIQTWRDARPARNILALEPVNCDLRPNGTSGPGTRLAPGATWHSSLTLSFD encoded by the coding sequence GTGATCCAGTCCCATGCGCCCATGCCCGACATGCCCCGCGCGGCGCGGCATCGCCTGCCCGACATGGTTGGCGATTTGCGGCAGCTTGCCTCGGTGCAGCGGATCGCGCTTCGCGATGGTCCCGATGCCGGACAGCCCCTGATCGCGTTCTCCACCGGCGGCGGGCTGACATTCGACGTCAAGGAAAACGCCAGTCTTGATATCCGCAGCCTGCATTACCGGGGCATTCCGGTGGGGTGGCGTCATCCCGCCGGGGACCAGCACAACCGCGAGCGGGCGCTGACCGGGTTTCTGGTAACCTGTGGCTTGGAAAACGTCCGCGCCCCGCGCGACGGCATGGCGCAGCATGGCACGCTCGCCTTGTCACCCGTGCGGCTGACCGGGCTGGGCGAGGATTGGGACGCCGCCGTGCCGCATCTGCACGTCACCGGCGAGATCACCCATCCGATGCCCTGCGGAGCCGTCCTGCGGCTGCGGCGGCGGCTGAGCGCGCCCATTGGCGGGGCCTCCCTGATGATCGAGGATGAGGTCACCAATGTCTCGGCCCTCCCGGCGGAGATGATGATCCTCTATCATCTGAATTTCGGCTTCCCTCTCGCCGCGCCGGGATGCGAGGTGCGGCTGGGCGCTGACCGGCTGATGGGGATCGACGCGGCGGGCGATAAGCCGCCGCCCAGCACCCCGGATGTGCCGCACTGCCGCGAAACCCACGGCGCGGCGATCACCCTGCACCGTCCGCCTTTGGGCAGTTGGCCTGGCATCGGCGCCCGGCTGACCACGCGCGGCGACACCCTGCCCTATATCCAGACATGGCGGGATGCCCGCCCGGCCCGCAATATCCTCGCGCTGGAGCCGGTCAATTGCGATCTGCGCCCTAACGGCACCAGCGGCCCCGGGACCCGGCTCGCCCCCGGTGCGACATGGCATTCAAGCCTCACACTTTCATTCGACTGA
- a CDS encoding sulfatase family protein: protein MRPNILFIMSDDHASKAISAYGHGLNSTPGIDRIANEGMRLDHCYVTNSICTPSRAAILTGTYNHVNGVTTLDTHIDNRWPNVAKHLRQSGYQTAMIGKWHLGEGTPHEPTGFDYWSVLPGQGEYFDPLMIEMGEERTEPGYVTDIITDKSLGWLRDRDPDRPFFLMCHHKAPHRNFEPHPRDRDMFEGRDITVPETYNDDYANRARAAREARMRVRMDLKYADLGLVQPEGGAEVGELCVPGDTDRRVPHPDDPRGLVLIDRHTGENYTFETEEELALFKYQRYMKRYLATIHAVDENVGRMLDWLDAEGLAENTIVIYTSDQGFFLGEHGWFDKRFMYEESLQMPFLIRYPAAIAPGTVAKDMATNVDFAPTFLDYAGLPVPSYMQGRSMRPLLEGTTGPDWPDSAYHRYWMHKDEHHNAWAHYGLRSHRYKLIYWYNSDLDQPGAHGPDEPPEWELFDCDRDPLELLNVADDPAYAKVFSDMLSKLDTRMAEIGDVPEHDSTAARAERKAA, encoded by the coding sequence TTGAGACCGAATATCCTGTTTATCATGTCCGACGATCACGCCTCAAAGGCGATATCGGCCTATGGCCACGGACTCAATTCCACTCCCGGCATCGACCGAATCGCGAACGAAGGGATGCGGCTCGACCACTGCTATGTGACCAATTCGATCTGCACGCCCAGCCGTGCCGCGATCCTGACGGGCACCTATAATCATGTGAACGGCGTCACCACGCTCGACACCCATATCGACAACCGCTGGCCCAATGTGGCCAAGCATCTGCGCCAGTCCGGGTATCAGACCGCCATGATCGGCAAATGGCACTTGGGCGAAGGCACGCCCCATGAGCCTACAGGCTTTGACTATTGGTCGGTGCTGCCGGGACAGGGCGAATATTTCGATCCGCTGATGATCGAGATGGGCGAAGAGCGGACCGAGCCGGGCTATGTCACCGACATCATCACCGACAAAAGCCTCGGCTGGCTAAGGGACCGCGATCCCGACCGCCCCTTCTTCCTGATGTGCCATCACAAGGCCCCGCACCGCAATTTCGAGCCGCACCCGCGCGACCGCGACATGTTCGAGGGGCGCGATATCACGGTGCCCGAAACCTATAACGACGATTACGCCAACCGGGCCCGTGCCGCGCGCGAGGCCCGGATGCGGGTGCGGATGGATCTGAAATACGCCGATCTGGGGCTGGTGCAGCCCGAAGGCGGCGCGGAAGTGGGCGAGCTGTGCGTGCCCGGCGACACCGACCGCCGCGTGCCGCATCCCGACGATCCGCGCGGGCTGGTCCTGATCGACCGGCACACCGGCGAGAACTACACCTTCGAGACCGAAGAGGAACTCGCCCTCTTCAAATATCAACGCTACATGAAGCGCTACCTCGCCACGATCCACGCCGTCGATGAGAATGTCGGACGCATGCTGGACTGGCTGGATGCCGAAGGCCTCGCCGAAAACACCATCGTCATCTACACCTCGGATCAGGGGTTCTTCCTTGGGGAACATGGCTGGTTCGACAAACGGTTCATGTATGAGGAATCGCTGCAAATGCCGTTCCTGATCCGTTACCCCGCCGCAATCGCACCCGGCACGGTGGCCAAGGACATGGCAACCAATGTCGATTTCGCGCCCACCTTTCTGGATTACGCGGGCCTGCCGGTGCCGAGCTATATGCAAGGCCGCTCGATGCGCCCGCTGCTGGAAGGCACCACCGGCCCCGATTGGCCCGACAGCGCCTATCACCGCTATTGGATGCACAAGGACGAGCATCACAACGCCTGGGCACATTACGGCCTGCGCAGCCACCGCTATAAGCTGATCTACTGGTATAATTCCGATCTGGACCAACCCGGTGCCCACGGCCCGGACGAGCCGCCGGAATGGGAACTGTTCGATTGCGACCGTGATCCGCTGGAATTGCTCAATGTCGCGGATGATCCCGCCTATGCGAAGGTGTTTTCGGACATGCTGTCCAAGCTAGATACGCGCATGGCCGAAATCGGCGATGTGCCGGAGCATGACAGCACCGCCGCCCGAGCGGAGCGCAAAGCGGCGTGA
- a CDS encoding helix-turn-helix domain-containing protein → MSGASSRVVAILEVLSGPDGGELTAQEVVDRAGLPVSTGYRILTELQDLGLVHRGAGRRILANFSFERRLHCPGFDPKELADACADLSECLTSAAEIVVLSGHNMLWHIVQQHPKQAIRLRAYPGFTRGAYELDSISRLALAHRSFEVLEKSWDTGAFYTPGVDRRSLDWAEAREMIAAVDPDDMQYDMMGNAKGTRRYCVAIHGSDGKMVCLLTVAEAATPLREEAQHVANVRAHLMARKSKIESAFSDPAQTG, encoded by the coding sequence ATGTCTGGAGCCTCAAGCAGAGTGGTCGCGATCCTCGAAGTCCTCAGCGGACCGGACGGGGGAGAATTGACCGCGCAGGAAGTGGTCGACCGTGCGGGCCTGCCCGTATCCACGGGCTATCGCATCCTGACCGAGCTTCAGGATCTGGGGCTGGTGCATCGCGGGGCAGGGCGGCGCATTCTCGCAAACTTTAGCTTTGAGCGGCGTCTGCATTGTCCGGGGTTCGATCCCAAGGAACTGGCCGATGCCTGCGCGGATCTGAGCGAGTGCCTGACATCCGCCGCCGAGATCGTGGTTCTGAGCGGGCACAACATGCTGTGGCACATTGTGCAGCAGCATCCCAAGCAGGCAATCCGGCTGCGTGCCTATCCGGGTTTTACCCGCGGGGCCTACGAGCTTGACAGCATTTCGCGGCTGGCACTGGCCCATCGGTCCTTCGAGGTGCTGGAGAAATCGTGGGATACGGGCGCGTTCTACACGCCCGGCGTCGACCGGCGGTCGCTCGACTGGGCCGAAGCGCGGGAGATGATCGCAGCGGTCGATCCCGACGACATGCAATATGACATGATGGGCAACGCCAAGGGCACCCGCCGCTACTGCGTCGCGATCCACGGATCGGATGGCAAGATGGTGTGCCTGCTCACCGTGGCCGAAGCCGCGACGCCGCTGCGCGAGGAGGCACAGCACGTCGCGAATGTGCGGGCCCATCTTATGGCCCGGAAATCCAAGATTGAGAGCGCGTTTTCAGACCCGGCCCAAACCGGCTGA
- a CDS encoding ABC transporter substrate-binding protein — protein sequence MKFTIPALATAVALTAMPAFSAELVLSIGSRGYGPAVDRNLARYEEMHPDVSIEWNKVSDVPGETRKLYVTSLTAQSPTPDIFAVDVIWAGEFAQRGWLEPLNGLLDEETIGAFNPSLLAASTVDDKVHALPLYADGIHFFYRSDLLEKYGLDVPQTWEDVVAASNTITEGEANPQFYGFVSMWAKIEGLFMNWLAFANGNGGGFYDAEGNVAVNSPANIEATQFMVDLLHEHRMAPDSILNARPDDARTLFQQGRAAFLMVQDFVYAPLSAENSPVAGKFDFTRVPYFEGHEDANSTTMGGWFLGINPNSENKEAAADFLADFTAKEQQLTAAVEDNRAPTIQAVYDDEAMAGNETLAKFGKNYDFGVVRPSAGTGSDYPRVSEIMQLEITNALHQQKTVEEALNDAQAELEALLAD from the coding sequence ATGAAGTTCACGATACCAGCACTGGCCACGGCGGTGGCGCTGACGGCGATGCCCGCGTTCTCGGCGGAGCTTGTCCTGTCGATCGGATCGCGCGGCTACGGCCCGGCGGTTGATCGCAACCTTGCCCGCTACGAAGAAATGCACCCCGATGTCAGCATCGAGTGGAACAAGGTCTCGGACGTTCCGGGCGAGACGCGCAAACTTTACGTCACCAGCCTGACCGCGCAGAGCCCGACGCCCGATATTTTCGCGGTCGATGTGATCTGGGCTGGCGAGTTCGCGCAGCGCGGTTGGCTGGAGCCGCTCAACGGTCTGCTCGACGAGGAAACCATCGGCGCGTTCAACCCCTCGCTGCTGGCAGCCTCCACCGTGGATGACAAAGTGCATGCCTTGCCGCTTTACGCCGATGGCATCCATTTCTTCTACCGCTCCGACCTGCTGGAGAAATACGGCCTCGACGTGCCGCAGACATGGGAAGACGTGGTCGCGGCCTCGAACACCATCACCGAAGGGGAGGCCAACCCGCAGTTCTATGGCTTTGTGTCCATGTGGGCAAAGATCGAAGGCCTGTTCATGAACTGGCTGGCCTTTGCCAATGGCAATGGCGGCGGCTTCTACGATGCCGAGGGCAATGTCGCGGTGAACTCGCCCGCCAATATCGAGGCGACGCAGTTCATGGTAGACCTGCTGCACGAGCACCGCATGGCACCCGATTCCATCCTTAACGCCCGTCCCGACGATGCGCGCACGCTGTTTCAGCAGGGCCGCGCCGCGTTCCTGATGGTTCAGGATTTCGTCTATGCGCCGCTCAGCGCGGAAAACAGCCCCGTCGCCGGGAAGTTCGATTTCACCCGCGTGCCCTATTTCGAAGGCCACGAGGACGCGAATTCGACCACGATGGGCGGCTGGTTCCTGGGCATCAATCCCAACAGCGAAAACAAAGAAGCCGCGGCGGATTTCCTTGCTGATTTCACCGCCAAGGAGCAGCAGCTGACCGCAGCGGTCGAAGACAACCGGGCCCCCACCATTCAGGCCGTCTATGATGACGAGGCGATGGCCGGGAACGAGACGCTGGCGAAGTTCGGCAAGAACTACGACTTCGGCGTGGTGCGCCCGTCGGCTGGAACCGGCAGCGACTACCCCCGCGTGTCCGAGATCATGCAGCTCGAAATCACCAACGCCCTGCACCAGCAAAAGACGGTGGAAGAGGCGCTGAACGACGCGCAGGCGGAGCTTGAGGCCCTGCTGGCCGACTGA
- a CDS encoding carbohydrate ABC transporter permease: protein MNSITSPLDRRRHLTGIAFITPTMLVIIAILVYPILQSIMLSFGQSSIDGSEPYQFVGLKHYAALAQSERFWNSLWVTLLFTGLSIPLELAMGIGLAVLMNEHFKFKGIARLAVLFPWALPTALNTLMWRWMYNTDYGLFNAAALQSGLVDRPINWLGDETLAMGSMVVVAVWKTSSFMALIILAGLQSIPRELYEAGRMDGMTRWQEFRVITLPLLKGPILVALIVRSMDALRTFELPFNLTDGGPVTATESLSLYAYKVIFDFIEFNYGAAIVVVQFLVIFAMSLLYILTLRNKD, encoded by the coding sequence ATGAACAGCATCACCTCCCCGCTCGACAGGCGCAGGCACCTGACCGGCATCGCCTTTATCACGCCGACCATGCTCGTGATCATCGCGATCCTCGTCTATCCGATCCTGCAATCCATCATGTTGAGCTTTGGCCAGTCCAGCATCGACGGCTCCGAGCCCTATCAGTTCGTCGGGCTGAAGCATTACGCCGCGCTGGCGCAAAGCGAACGGTTCTGGAATTCGCTCTGGGTGACGCTGCTGTTCACCGGCCTGTCGATCCCGCTGGAATTGGCGATGGGCATCGGGCTTGCCGTTCTGATGAACGAGCATTTCAAATTCAAGGGCATCGCACGGCTGGCCGTGCTGTTCCCATGGGCGCTGCCCACCGCGCTGAACACGCTGATGTGGCGCTGGATGTATAATACCGACTACGGCCTGTTCAACGCCGCCGCATTGCAAAGCGGGCTGGTGGACCGGCCCATCAACTGGCTGGGCGACGAAACGCTTGCGATGGGGTCGATGGTTGTGGTCGCCGTATGGAAAACATCGTCGTTCATGGCGCTGATCATTCTGGCGGGGCTGCAATCCATCCCGCGCGAGCTTTACGAAGCGGGGCGCATGGATGGGATGACCCGCTGGCAGGAATTTCGCGTCATCACCCTGCCGCTGCTGAAGGGGCCGATCCTCGTCGCGCTGATCGTGCGGTCGATGGATGCGCTGCGCACCTTCGAGTTGCCGTTCAACCTGACGGATGGCGGGCCGGTCACGGCGACCGAAAGTCTGTCGCTCTATGCCTATAAGGTGATCTTCGACTTCATCGAGTTCAACTATGGCGCGGCCATCGTGGTTGTGCAGTTCCTCGTCATCTTTGCGATGAGCCTGCTCTACATCCTCACCCTGCGGAACAAGGACTGA
- a CDS encoding carbohydrate ABC transporter permease: MKTRPRFGLYALVILSVVVSFLPIIWLILTSLKTTEGIYAWPPQYIPQPFTLKNYINIFTNSPELLLYVVNSFIVALGCTVLALTFGGMAGYALSRLGMRRAGVLMVLILAVSMFPPVSLLPSLFQNFLSLGLLNTYTGLIIAHTGLFLPFTVWMLASYFATLPGEIEEAARMDGMGVFRIFWSIVIPLSWPGFVATGLIVFIFSWNEFPLALVLMTQNAMRTAPVGISLYPGEYAFPWETISTATVLAIVPILVITAIFQKQIVGGLTAGAGK; encoded by the coding sequence ATGAAAACTCGCCCCCGTTTCGGACTTTACGCCTTGGTCATCCTGTCGGTCGTGGTGTCGTTCCTGCCGATCATCTGGCTGATCCTGACCTCGCTGAAAACGACCGAAGGCATCTATGCGTGGCCGCCGCAATACATCCCGCAGCCCTTCACGCTCAAGAACTACATCAACATCTTTACCAATTCTCCGGAGCTGCTGCTTTACGTCGTCAACAGCTTCATCGTGGCGCTGGGCTGCACCGTGCTGGCGCTGACCTTCGGCGGTATGGCGGGCTACGCCCTGTCGCGGCTGGGCATGCGCCGGGCCGGGGTGCTGATGGTGCTGATCCTTGCGGTGTCGATGTTTCCGCCGGTGTCGCTGCTGCCGTCGCTGTTCCAGAACTTCCTCAGCCTTGGCCTGCTGAACACCTATACCGGCCTCATCATCGCGCATACGGGGCTGTTCCTGCCCTTCACCGTGTGGATGCTGGCCAGCTATTTCGCGACCCTCCCCGGCGAAATCGAGGAGGCCGCGCGCATGGATGGCATGGGCGTGTTCCGGATCTTCTGGTCGATCGTCATTCCGCTGTCGTGGCCGGGCTTCGTGGCGACCGGGCTGATCGTGTTCATCTTCTCGTGGAACGAGTTTCCACTGGCGCTGGTGCTGATGACGCAGAACGCCATGCGCACCGCCCCGGTCGGGATCTCGCTCTATCCGGGTGAATATGCCTTCCCGTGGGAGACGATTTCGACTGCGACGGTGCTCGCCATCGTGCCGATCCTCGTCATCACCGCCATCTTCCAGAAACAGATCGTCGGCGGGCTGACCGCAGGCGCAGGTAAGTGA
- a CDS encoding ABC transporter ATP-binding protein produces the protein MTEVKLDRIGKSYGAVEAVQQFDLTIREGEFLVLLGPSGCGKSTTLRMIAGLESITRGDLLIGGKRMNDVDPKDRGVAMVFQNYALYPHKTVFDNMAMALKLQKVDAAEIRDRVGRTAEMLGLTDYLNRKPAALSGGQRQRVAIGRAIVRTPSVFLFDEPLSNLDAKLRVKMRMELQELHARLGATSVYVTHDQVEAMTLADRIVIMNGGVVAQVGTPREVYDRPANEFVAGFVGSPAMNFLDLRRDDTGRWISDCGSMVLASLPVDAGARQHVRLGVRPEHIEVSADGGAGAGEAGYRAEVLLDELLGADALLSLGIGQARLLARVGGLAHPVKGDAVTIRLNPAQLHVFDADTGAAIRA, from the coding sequence ATGACCGAAGTAAAACTGGACCGTATCGGCAAATCCTATGGCGCCGTCGAGGCCGTGCAGCAATTCGATCTGACCATTCGGGAGGGCGAGTTTCTGGTGCTGCTGGGGCCGTCGGGCTGCGGCAAGTCGACAACGCTGCGCATGATCGCGGGGCTGGAAAGCATCACACGGGGCGATCTGCTGATCGGCGGCAAACGCATGAATGATGTCGATCCAAAGGATCGCGGCGTAGCAATGGTGTTTCAGAACTACGCGCTCTACCCGCACAAGACGGTGTTCGACAACATGGCCATGGCGCTAAAGCTGCAGAAGGTCGACGCCGCCGAAATCCGGGACCGGGTCGGGCGCACCGCCGAAATGCTGGGGCTGACCGATTATCTGAACCGCAAACCTGCGGCCTTGTCGGGCGGGCAGCGGCAGCGCGTCGCCATTGGCCGGGCCATCGTGCGGACGCCGAGCGTGTTTCTGTTCGATGAGCCGCTGTCGAACCTCGATGCGAAGCTGCGGGTCAAGATGCGGATGGAATTGCAGGAACTGCATGCGCGGCTTGGGGCGACCTCGGTCTATGTGACCCACGATCAGGTGGAGGCCATGACCCTTGCCGATCGGATCGTCATCATGAATGGCGGCGTCGTGGCGCAGGTGGGCACCCCGCGCGAGGTCTATGACCGTCCGGCGAATGAATTCGTGGCGGGGTTCGTGGGCAGCCCGGCGATGAACTTCCTCGATCTGCGGCGGGACGATACCGGGCGCTGGATCAGCGATTGCGGCAGCATGGTTCTGGCGAGCCTGCCGGTCGATGCGGGCGCGCGGCAGCATGTGCGACTTGGCGTGCGTCCCGAGCATATCGAGGTTTCGGCGGATGGGGGCGCGGGCGCGGGCGAGGCTGGCTACCGCGCCGAGGTGCTGTTGGATGAATTGCTGGGCGCGGATGCGCTGCTGAGCCTTGGCATTGGGCAGGCGCGGCTGTTGGCCCGTGTCGGCGGTCTTGCCCATCCGGTGAAAGGTGACGCAGTGACGATCCGCCTCAACCCCGCGCAGCTGCATGTCTTCGACGCCGATACCGGGGCGGCGATCCGCGCCTGA
- a CDS encoding formylglycine-generating enzyme family protein, whose protein sequence is MERSDDHTDGPTGGCCAPASRQAAAPAIPPMPDRATAAPHPLRASALRVEGGRALVGTATPRLPQDGESPLRRVTLKPYLLSPTTVTNADFAAFIDATGYRTEAERFGWSFVFWAQVPPHVDAPHGVVGVEWWRRVDGADWRNINGPDTAEAWHPDHPVVHVSWNDARAFAHWAGGRLPSEAEWEHAARGGLGDVAYPWGDTDPDDRDFQPCNIWQGDFPARNLGLDGYATTAPARAFAPNGYGFYNMVGNVWEWTAEPFRIRSVKRAVQARMAQMKGYKLSKGGSFLCHASYCWRYRIAARSGNSPDSTTTHHGFRLAFDV, encoded by the coding sequence ATGGAACGGAGTGACGATCATACGGACGGCCCCACCGGGGGATGCTGCGCGCCGGCATCCCGGCAGGCCGCCGCGCCTGCCATTCCCCCCATGCCGGACCGGGCGACCGCCGCCCCCCATCCCCTCCGCGCCAGCGCGCTACGGGTTGAGGGTGGCCGGGCGCTTGTCGGCACCGCCACGCCGCGTCTGCCGCAGGATGGCGAAAGCCCTCTGCGGCGGGTCACGCTCAAACCCTATCTGCTGAGCCCGACCACCGTCACCAATGCCGATTTCGCCGCGTTCATCGACGCGACGGGCTACCGGACAGAGGCCGAGAGGTTCGGCTGGTCGTTTGTGTTCTGGGCGCAGGTGCCGCCCCATGTCGATGCCCCGCACGGGGTGGTCGGTGTGGAATGGTGGCGCCGGGTGGATGGGGCCGACTGGCGCAACATCAACGGTCCCGACACCGCCGAGGCATGGCATCCCGACCACCCGGTGGTGCATGTGTCATGGAACGATGCCCGCGCCTTTGCCCATTGGGCCGGGGGCCGGTTGCCGAGCGAAGCGGAGTGGGAACACGCCGCGCGCGGCGGGCTGGGGGATGTGGCCTACCCGTGGGGGGACACCGACCCTGATGACCGTGACTTCCAGCCCTGCAACATCTGGCAGGGGGATTTCCCGGCTCGGAACCTTGGGCTCGATGGCTATGCGACAACCGCGCCTGCGCGCGCCTTCGCGCCCAATGGCTACGGGTTTTACAACATGGTCGGCAATGTCTGGGAATGGACGGCGGAGCCGTTCCGCATCCGCTCCGTCAAGCGGGCGGTGCAGGCGCGCATGGCGCAAATGAAGGGCTATAAGCTGTCCAAGGGCGGCTCGTTCCTGTGTCACGCAAGCTATTGCTGGCGTTACCGCATCGCGGCGCGGTCGGGCAACTCCCCGGACAGCACCACGACCCATCACGGCTTCCGGCTGGCGTTTGATGTCTGA
- a CDS encoding 6,7-dimethyl-8-ribityllumazine synthase yields the protein MTKSPEFAFIKAGWHADIVDQALAGFRQHLTDQGSDATVTVYDVPGAFEMPLLARKLAETGRYDAVVAAALVVDGGIYRHDFVAQAVVSGLMEAQMQTGVPVLSVSLTPHHFQPTAEHVGFFTEHFVKKGAEAAGAALQISTLHAGLAGAAKPSIAA from the coding sequence ATGACAAAATCCCCTGAATTCGCCTTTATCAAGGCGGGCTGGCATGCCGATATCGTGGATCAGGCGCTGGCCGGGTTCCGGCAGCATCTGACGGACCAAGGCAGCGACGCGACAGTGACGGTCTATGACGTGCCCGGCGCGTTCGAGATGCCGCTGCTGGCCCGCAAACTGGCCGAAACCGGACGCTACGATGCCGTCGTCGCGGCGGCGCTGGTGGTCGATGGAGGTATCTATCGCCACGACTTCGTAGCGCAGGCCGTAGTCAGCGGGCTGATGGAGGCGCAGATGCAGACCGGCGTGCCGGTGCTGTCAGTGTCGCTGACCCCGCATCATTTTCAGCCTACGGCGGAGCATGTGGGTTTCTTTACCGAGCATTTCGTAAAGAAGGGCGCGGAGGCCGCCGGCGCCGCGTTGCAGATCAGCACGCTTCACGCGGGGCTGGCGGGTGCGGCCAAGCCCTCGATCGCCGCGTGA